A single window of Streptomyces aquilus DNA harbors:
- a CDS encoding helix-turn-helix transcriptional regulator, protein MSTAINLGGFLRTRRSLLHPEDVALPDFGGQRRVAGLRREEIAQLAGVSVDYYTRMEQGRVPNPSGAVLDALARALQLDEDAARHLHRLARPQSATRHVPPPQARPQRVRPMLQRLLDDLVGTPALVMGRRMDILAWNTAACALFGDYAALDRAERNIARITFLDETSRELYAEWTSCARENVAYLHLDAGRHPEDPRLASLIGELSMKSEDFRRWWAEHPVQDKTSGTKRFHHPVVGDLELAYETLRPADDPEQALITYAAEPGSASHDALRMLLAWATEAPSPMPADDRAR, encoded by the coding sequence ATGAGCACAGCGATCAACCTGGGCGGGTTCCTCCGCACCCGCCGCTCCCTCCTGCACCCCGAAGACGTCGCCCTGCCGGATTTCGGAGGCCAACGCCGGGTCGCGGGCCTGCGCCGCGAGGAGATCGCCCAGCTCGCCGGAGTGAGCGTCGACTACTACACCCGGATGGAACAGGGCCGCGTGCCCAACCCCTCAGGCGCGGTACTCGACGCCCTCGCCCGCGCACTGCAGCTCGACGAGGATGCCGCCCGGCACCTGCACCGCCTCGCCCGACCGCAGTCCGCCACCCGGCACGTTCCCCCGCCCCAAGCCCGGCCGCAACGCGTGCGCCCGATGCTCCAGCGACTGCTGGACGATCTGGTGGGCACACCCGCACTAGTGATGGGCCGACGCATGGACATCCTGGCCTGGAATACGGCAGCCTGCGCCCTGTTCGGCGACTACGCGGCCTTGGACCGAGCCGAGCGCAACATCGCCCGCATCACCTTCCTCGACGAGACGTCCCGCGAGCTGTACGCGGAATGGACCTCCTGTGCCCGCGAGAACGTGGCCTACCTCCACCTGGACGCAGGGCGGCACCCCGAGGACCCCCGGTTGGCGAGCCTGATCGGCGAACTGTCGATGAAGAGCGAGGACTTCCGCCGCTGGTGGGCCGAACACCCAGTACAGGACAAGACGTCGGGAACCAAGCGATTCCACCATCCGGTGGTCGGCGATCTGGAACTGGCCTACGAAACCCTGCGCCCAGCGGATGACCCCGAGCAGGCGCTGATCACGTATGCCGCCGAGCCTGGCAGCGCATCGCACGACGCCCTGCGGATGCTGCTGGCCTGGGCCACTGAGGCCCCTTCCCCCATGCCGGCCGACGACCGCGCACGCTGA
- a CDS encoding helix-turn-helix domain-containing protein, with amino-acid sequence MRRSSRTRRGGAPTRTSHTRQACNLDPVRAWRGRFAHGGPWALADHKRSGRPTRFNALQVAEAKALACRLPAETGVPLSRWSYPELAAELTSPTSPRSGTSSEHSKTGTTPRHSRSRGSHHLRPGRSAGPARPRHTRRWPRGILRRAGSLINPRRISGPDHSGSRRRTPVQRRSEHVHGQ; translated from the coding sequence GTGCGCAGATCGTCCCGCACGCGGCGCGGGGGCGCTCCAACGCGCACATCGCACACGAGACAGGCCTGCAACCTGGACCCGGTTCGCGCCTGGCGCGGCCGGTTCGCCCACGGCGGGCCATGGGCCCTGGCCGACCACAAGCGCTCAGGGCGCCCCACCCGCTTCAATGCCTTGCAGGTCGCCGAAGCCAAGGCGCTGGCCTGCCGGCTACCCGCCGAGACCGGCGTGCCGTTGTCGCGCTGGTCGTACCCGGAGCTGGCCGCCGAACTGACTTCACCGACCTCACCCAGATCCGGGACCAGCTCCGAGCATTCGAAGACCGGTACAACGCCACGGCACAGCCGTTCCCGTGGAAGTCACCACCTCCGACCTGGACGATCTGCTGGCCCGGCTCGACCGAGACACACCCGCCGATGGCCAAGAGGAATCCTCCGCCGCGCCGGCAGCTTGATCAACCCCCGAAGGATTTCCGGACCCGACCACTCAGGGTCCCGCAGGCGTACACCTGTGCAGAGGCGCTCGGAACACGTCCACGGACAGTGA
- a CDS encoding SCO6745 family protein, producing MGKARVDSTTHIARRMYELWEPICLVTYFADECNEELAALGHRTYWDGYFASRAAPLGRVPAEVVHAAFYSFADGEAARHIPSAWETIPPEASLAARERGSAASLRRILGDELAKSPGLVRAADLLTVAATSAPTEGRVMYAGMRTVAVPSDPVARLWHSATMLREHRGDGHIAALVGARIGGTQAHVLSALDMGIHPPQSFGRIHHLPNKRLAAVMNDLRERGLIDADDHFTDAGRETKQRIETLTDELAAAPYDCLTPAELDELITELEPITARLVATGSQ from the coding sequence CGCATGTACGAGCTCTGGGAGCCGATCTGCCTGGTCACCTACTTCGCTGACGAGTGCAACGAGGAACTGGCCGCGCTCGGCCACCGCACCTACTGGGACGGCTACTTCGCCAGCCGCGCAGCGCCGCTGGGACGGGTGCCGGCCGAGGTAGTGCACGCCGCCTTCTACAGCTTCGCCGACGGGGAAGCCGCACGGCACATCCCCAGCGCCTGGGAGACGATCCCGCCCGAGGCATCCCTCGCGGCACGGGAACGGGGCAGCGCGGCCTCGCTGCGGCGGATCCTCGGCGATGAGCTGGCGAAATCCCCGGGGCTGGTGCGCGCGGCCGATCTACTCACTGTGGCCGCGACGAGCGCGCCCACGGAAGGCCGGGTGATGTACGCCGGGATGCGCACCGTCGCGGTGCCGAGCGACCCCGTCGCACGGCTGTGGCACAGCGCGACGATGCTGCGCGAGCACCGCGGTGACGGGCACATCGCCGCGCTCGTCGGGGCACGCATCGGCGGCACACAGGCCCACGTCCTCTCCGCGCTGGACATGGGCATTCATCCGCCGCAGTCGTTCGGGCGCATCCATCACCTGCCGAACAAGCGCCTGGCCGCGGTCATGAACGACCTGCGCGAACGCGGACTCATCGACGCCGACGACCACTTCACCGACGCGGGCCGCGAGACCAAGCAACGCATCGAAACCCTCACGGACGAGCTGGCCGCCGCGCCCTACGACTGCCTGACCCCGGCCGAACTCGACGAACTGATCACCGAGCTCGAACCCATCACCGCCAGGCTGGTGGCCACGGGCTCACAGTGA